A genomic stretch from bacterium includes:
- a CDS encoding NapC/NirT family cytochrome c, producing MSEKRRFPESFYNMTTVVSVVLALIFFSLIVFLFLIDLFAHQGSPYMGIIALIILPGFLVLCLLIAIVGILRARWRIKKGTGQGPLHFALDLHNKKHRSAFILVTISGVLFIMASSFGSYFAYDYTESVSFCGRVCHKVMAPEYETYKLSPHARVACVQCHIGPGATWFVRSKLSGSYQVYSAIFNKYSKPIATPVHDLRPAQETCEQCHWPKMFYSQKLQTGAYFLASDPANPRTDITLAVKIGGGNPGTQPSEGIHWHMYLNNEITYISTDKQRLQIPWVQSKGADGTITVYQSTETPLTNEQVAKGTKRKIDCIDCHNRPSHIFRPPDQCVNKAMGHGEISPELPGIKQSALDALNTEYKTTNQAMAQIAKSINDNYQANYPDVLSTKGPLLQAAIEAVRKIYRENYFPEMKANWSAHPNNLGHLYSPGCFRCHDGKHVSPTGKVITNNCNTCHTILAQQVQGQKQRVSIKGLEFEHPMDIGDAWKTTNCSESGCHGL from the coding sequence ATGTCTGAAAAAAGAAGATTTCCAGAGTCGTTCTACAACATGACGACGGTCGTAAGTGTTGTTCTTGCGCTAATATTTTTTAGCTTGATCGTTTTCCTGTTCTTAATCGACCTTTTTGCACACCAAGGAAGCCCCTATATGGGGATAATTGCCCTTATCATCCTTCCTGGGTTTTTGGTCCTATGCTTATTAATAGCAATTGTCGGGATATTGCGCGCACGATGGCGTATTAAAAAGGGAACGGGACAGGGACCACTTCATTTCGCGCTAGATTTGCATAATAAAAAGCATCGCAGCGCCTTTATCCTCGTAACGATAAGCGGTGTTCTTTTTATTATGGCTTCTTCATTCGGAAGCTATTTCGCCTATGACTACACTGAATCGGTTTCATTCTGCGGGCGCGTCTGCCATAAAGTGATGGCGCCGGAATACGAAACCTACAAGCTGTCTCCACACGCGCGTGTAGCTTGCGTTCAGTGCCATATCGGACCAGGCGCAACCTGGTTTGTTCGCTCAAAACTTTCAGGCTCCTATCAGGTTTATTCTGCGATCTTCAATAAGTATTCAAAGCCGATCGCCACTCCCGTTCACGACCTGCGTCCTGCTCAGGAAACTTGCGAACAATGCCACTGGCCCAAGATGTTCTACAGCCAAAAGCTTCAAACAGGAGCCTACTTCTTAGCTTCCGATCCGGCGAATCCGCGTACGGATATTACATTGGCCGTTAAAATCGGAGGCGGAAATCCAGGCACCCAACCTTCAGAAGGTATTCACTGGCATATGTATCTTAATAATGAGATCACTTATATCTCCACTGATAAGCAGCGGCTTCAGATTCCCTGGGTGCAGTCAAAAGGGGCTGATGGCACTATCACTGTTTACCAAAGCACAGAGACTCCATTAACTAACGAGCAGGTCGCTAAAGGGACTAAGCGTAAGATCGACTGCATCGATTGTCATAATCGGCCATCTCACATCTTCAGACCGCCAGATCAATGTGTGAACAAAGCAATGGGTCATGGTGAGATTTCACCTGAGTTACCCGGCATCAAACAGTCCGCGTTGGATGCATTGAACACAGAATATAAGACAACTAACCAGGCGATGGCGCAAATTGCTAAGTCTATTAACGATAATTATCAAGCCAATTATCCTGACGTCCTGTCGACCAAAGGGCCGCTGCTTCAAGCGGCAATTGAGGCTGTGAGGAAAATTTACCGTGAGAACTACTTCCCAGAAATGAAGGCGAATTGGTCCGCACATCCGAATAATCTGGGGCATCTTTACTCACCAGGATGCTTCCGCTGTCACGATGGGAAGCACGTCAGCCCAACAGGAAAGGTAATTACAAATAACTGCAATACCTGTCATACGATTCTGGCTCAGCAGGTTCAGGGTCAGAAACAAAGAGTATCGATAAAAGGTCTCGAATTCGAGCATCCAATGGATATCGGTGATGCTTGGAAGACCACCAACTGCAGCGAAAGCGGTTGCCACGGACTATAG